In a genomic window of Desulfurobacterium atlanticum:
- a CDS encoding ComEC/Rec2 family competence protein: MFVYTVRFSFRDLFFSAVCVAVAVFLFSGLKWHKDSFKVKWIFDSDNRIALLSNGRYVQVDDGIFVGDVISPSGEKISSGGIFSFFERERFEIAKKIEEEFEYPVSSLIEAVTLGVRYNLPEGLKTYMLLTGTYPFIAVSGLHTGIVFGLLMLLFFPLSKEKRFTLSAAVLTVLLPFTGLPVSVLRAYFFIVFVGFLKLYGRKVDYLYVLLLTAFLLSFSEISTGFILSFLAVAGIAIGMDKGIKGRIFAGTFPFLFTAPYVVYKFKVINLFAPVSIFLLSLLFSAFLLFSFLSEITFFKIELINSLTFKLGELFILGVKKLFVPFSAGVVYSAPPSGWIFLITFTVFILVVFAIKKEFIFVALSIFLLSLPLFREFKSGEVLTIKGKSLNSAYFIAGDGQQLRNCLIKTDYVFPFAENVLEMKGNRIIIEK, from the coding sequence GTGTTTGTTTACACAGTTAGATTCTCCTTTAGGGATCTCTTTTTTTCTGCTGTTTGCGTTGCTGTAGCTGTTTTTCTCTTTAGTGGTTTAAAGTGGCATAAAGACTCTTTCAAAGTTAAGTGGATATTTGATTCTGATAATAGGATTGCTCTTCTTTCAAACGGCAGGTATGTTCAGGTTGATGATGGGATCTTTGTGGGTGACGTGATATCTCCTTCTGGAGAAAAAATCTCTTCAGGTGGTATCTTTTCTTTCTTTGAAAGAGAAAGATTTGAGATTGCAAAAAAGATAGAGGAAGAGTTTGAATATCCGGTTTCCTCTCTAATAGAGGCGGTTACCCTTGGGGTAAGGTATAATCTACCAGAGGGTTTAAAAACCTATATGCTTTTAACAGGTACATATCCTTTTATAGCTGTATCAGGACTTCATACTGGAATTGTGTTTGGACTGCTTATGCTTCTTTTTTTTCCGTTATCAAAAGAGAAAAGGTTTACTCTTTCTGCTGCGGTTTTAACCGTTCTACTTCCGTTTACAGGTTTACCTGTCTCTGTTTTAAGGGCTTATTTTTTTATCGTTTTTGTCGGTTTTCTAAAACTTTACGGTAGAAAAGTTGATTATCTGTATGTTTTGCTTTTAACAGCTTTTCTTTTATCTTTTTCTGAAATTTCCACTGGATTTATTCTCTCTTTTCTTGCTGTCGCCGGGATAGCTATCGGAATGGATAAAGGAATTAAAGGAAGAATTTTTGCCGGGACATTTCCGTTTCTTTTTACAGCTCCGTATGTTGTCTATAAGTTTAAAGTGATTAATCTTTTTGCTCCTGTTTCTATTTTTCTTCTGTCTTTGCTCTTCTCAGCTTTTTTACTTTTCTCTTTTCTTTCAGAGATAACTTTTTTTAAAATTGAATTGATAAACAGCCTGACCTTTAAGCTGGGTGAGCTTTTTATTCTTGGGGTGAAGAAGCTATTTGTTCCGTTTTCTGCTGGAGTTGTTTATTCTGCTCCTCCTTCAGGGTGGATTTTTCTAATTACTTTTACAGTCTTTATACTGGTGGTTTTTGCAATTAAAAAAGAGTTTATATTTGTTGCTCTTTCTATTTTCCTTTTAAGTTTGCCATTGTTTAGAGAGTTTAAATCAGGAGAAGTTCTAACAATTAAAGGGAAGAGTTTAAATAGTGCCTATTTTATTGCCGGTGATGGACAGCAGTTAAGGAATTGTTTGATTAAAACAGATTATGTTTTTCCCTTTGCTGAGAACGTTTTAGAAATGAAAGGAAACAGGATTATTATAGAAAAATAG
- a CDS encoding tRNA1(Val) (adenine(37)-N6)-methyltransferase has product MIDANELDKSTFLKEDIVIYQKKKGFRFGTDTFLLADFVKCHSGEKFIDLGTGSGIIPVLLLKRFQSLVGVALDVLPECVELSRLNAEVNGVSEKLKVICLNVKDVKKTFKPETFDVAITNPPFKECFRGFINPDNMKAIARHEIEGTLKDFIDAAAYLLRCKGRFYMVCPVERFADALCFCRQNFLEPKTVRFVQPFPDENANLFLLEARKRGGKGLKVLPPLVIYRNRESRVYTDEMVEKYRNFFNKDGKA; this is encoded by the coding sequence GTGATTGATGCAAATGAGCTTGATAAAAGCACATTTTTAAAAGAAGATATTGTTATTTATCAAAAGAAGAAAGGATTTAGGTTTGGGACGGATACTTTTCTTCTTGCCGACTTTGTAAAGTGCCATTCTGGAGAAAAATTTATAGACCTTGGGACAGGAAGCGGAATTATTCCTGTTCTTCTTCTTAAAAGGTTTCAATCTCTGGTGGGAGTTGCTTTAGACGTTCTTCCTGAATGTGTTGAGCTTTCCAGATTAAATGCTGAAGTTAACGGTGTGTCGGAAAAACTAAAAGTAATTTGTCTTAATGTTAAGGATGTGAAGAAAACTTTTAAACCAGAAACCTTTGATGTGGCTATTACAAATCCCCCTTTTAAAGAGTGTTTCAGAGGTTTTATAAATCCTGATAATATGAAAGCTATTGCAAGGCATGAGATAGAAGGGACTTTAAAGGATTTTATAGATGCAGCAGCTTATCTTTTAAGATGTAAAGGAAGATTCTATATGGTTTGTCCTGTTGAAAGATTTGCTGATGCTTTATGTTTTTGCAGGCAGAATTTTTTAGAGCCGAAAACGGTAAGATTTGTTCAACCGTTCCCTGATGAGAATGCTAATCTTTTCCTTCTTGAAGCCCGTAAAAGGGGAGGTAAGGGGCTTAAGGTTCTTCCGCCACTTGTAATTTATAGGAACAGAGAAAGTCGTGTTTATACAGATGAAATGGTAGAGAAATACAGGAATTTTTTTAATAAGGATGGAAAGGCATAG